One stretch of Streptomyces sp. NBC_01142 DNA includes these proteins:
- a CDS encoding serine/threonine protein kinase: MERVHTERPRADTPRQIGPYHLITRLDPTGPGFPPVPQRRFIARSADGDRTVLISAPLDSTDPGRFLVEADAARRLLGPWVSPVTELPPPSSTPWYASPYLPALPLPVALAVHGGPLPERTVRALGAALAETLAGAHATGITHAGLSPSAVLLAGDGPRLTCFGAVRAAAPDGEQRTGLPGLESGSLAPEQASGGRPRPPGDIYALGAVLAYASTGHTVPERSELPASLSSLISACLTRDPAGRPTAAEALRALPPPSAAPTATVLDSTASLLTPGWLPGRVVAAVARQSAEVLAAELRLPLSPGI, from the coding sequence ATGGAACGAGTACACACGGAACGGCCGCGTGCGGACACACCCCGCCAGATCGGCCCGTACCACCTGATCACCCGCCTCGATCCGACCGGCCCGGGCTTCCCGCCCGTCCCCCAGCGCCGCTTCATCGCGCGCAGCGCGGACGGCGACCGTACGGTGCTGATCAGTGCACCGCTCGACTCCACCGACCCCGGCCGCTTCCTGGTCGAGGCGGACGCTGCCCGCCGACTGCTGGGCCCCTGGGTGTCCCCGGTCACCGAACTCCCGCCGCCGTCCTCGACCCCCTGGTACGCCTCCCCCTACCTCCCTGCGCTGCCGCTCCCCGTGGCCCTGGCCGTCCATGGCGGCCCGCTGCCCGAGCGCACCGTGCGGGCCCTGGGCGCGGCCCTGGCCGAGACCCTCGCGGGCGCACACGCCACGGGGATCACGCATGCGGGCCTGTCCCCCTCGGCCGTACTCCTGGCCGGGGACGGCCCGCGCCTGACGTGCTTCGGCGCGGTACGCGCAGCAGCCCCCGACGGCGAACAGCGCACCGGCCTCCCGGGCCTGGAGTCGGGCAGCCTGGCCCCGGAACAGGCTTCGGGCGGCCGCCCGCGCCCGCCGGGCGACATCTACGCACTGGGAGCGGTCCTTGCGTACGCGTCGACGGGCCACACGGTCCCGGAGCGCTCGGAACTCCCCGCCTCCCTGAGCTCGTTGATCTCCGCCTGCCTGACGCGGGACCCCGCGGGCCGCCCCACGGCTGCCGAGGCCCTGCGCGCGCTCCCGCCTCCCTCCGCCGCCCCGACAGCCACGGTCCTCGACTCGACCGCATCGCTGCTCACCCCCGGCTGGCTGCCGGGCCGCGTCGTGGCGGCGGTGGCTCGCCAGTCGGCGGAAGTACTCGCCGCGGAGCTCCGCCTCCCGCTCTCTCCCGGGATCTGA
- a CDS encoding NPCBM/NEW2 domain-containing protein: MAALVSAITAVFGLILGFFGLPTFVNSPTARTVTKTVEATVTVTATPDPAAATPGPGSTSSAVPPPSASAAGPFSLVRDLIPFESAPYTDYVTGSQKVDGRSHPTTLNALCGKSTWQLDRDYKTLTTRFGVSDDAPSGRTFTFYIDVDGTRKKEMTKGPGDGVDTMNVDLDGAFRVSLGIDGCSYSEPGGRGVWIDPAITKAR, translated from the coding sequence GTGGCCGCCCTGGTGTCGGCGATCACTGCCGTGTTCGGCCTCATCCTCGGGTTCTTCGGGCTTCCCACCTTCGTGAACTCACCGACAGCCAGGACCGTGACGAAAACGGTCGAGGCAACCGTCACCGTCACGGCCACGCCGGACCCGGCGGCCGCGACGCCAGGTCCGGGATCCACCAGCAGCGCCGTGCCGCCACCCTCCGCGTCCGCAGCCGGCCCCTTCTCCCTTGTGCGTGACCTGATCCCCTTTGAAAGCGCCCCTTATACCGACTACGTCACAGGGTCGCAGAAGGTCGACGGCCGAAGTCATCCCACGACGCTGAACGCCCTGTGCGGCAAGAGCACCTGGCAGCTGGACCGCGACTACAAGACGCTGACCACTCGTTTCGGGGTCAGTGACGACGCCCCTTCCGGTCGGACGTTCACCTTCTACATCGACGTGGACGGCACCCGTAAGAAAGAGATGACCAAAGGTCCCGGCGACGGTGTGGACACCATGAACGTCGACCTGGACGGCGCCTTCCGCGTCAGCCTGGGAATCGACGGCTGCTCCTACTCCGAGCCGGGCGGGCGCGGGGTGTGGATCGATCCCGCTATCACCAAGGCACGGTAG
- a CDS encoding PQQ-binding-like beta-propeller repeat protein, with translation MLSPLTHDDPAEIGAYRLTARLGSGGMGTVYLARSAGGRTVALKTMHAAIASDPASRTRFRLETDAARIIGGHHGATVVDADPISETPWLATEYVLGPPLDDAITLSGPLPETSVRALGAALAGALAQLHASDVVHRDLKPSNVMITAYGPKIIDFGIAHAAGDDRLTRTGAAAGTPAFMSPEQATGQEHTPAGDVFALAGVLVFAATGHGPFGTGQPADLIYRVRYADPDLTGLPDTLTPLLTRCLAKDPTHRPTTTELTSQLHDGHGQFADHLPDTLLAEIARRAAEVWQHQPHRLPAPTDFTLASTTPDAAPSGMSRRKLLAISGGSALAAVAAGAGGWSWFKNPGGQATGADTKPSTPSAADLSPTDPSTTPADKRQVWAKSVKSSGLQLTPMPVGDTAVLMTDEGLLGLAALSGERRWLVDTVKQPRHVHSDGKQIYALLPGGSHGHQLSLHTVDPVGGRTSPSVSFGTFDKPLQQAALLHVADNAVYLAARKGSPNDSSQVKAASWCVLAVSRRTGEELWSEPIRSYDFEAPGDVILAALAGKRLILCRKATSSNDLEVSARDARSGAQLWKATVAKGSDDSSPLTPGGLALDDKHVYFGSGRIQAFRLTDGSIAWTFGEGSGPRRYGTPAVRDGKVYAAEKDKGIVVVDAGDGELRWIAETGDSPDLRIPPVVNKDYAFCMAATSVRAVELAKRSQAWSFTPHSSSLALHASAKRLIMSDGKQARAIRLDITF, from the coding sequence GTGCTTTCTCCCCTGACCCACGACGACCCCGCCGAGATCGGCGCCTACCGCCTGACCGCCCGCCTGGGCAGCGGCGGCATGGGCACCGTCTACCTCGCCCGCTCCGCCGGCGGCCGCACCGTCGCACTCAAAACCATGCACGCGGCCATCGCATCCGACCCGGCCTCCCGCACCCGTTTCCGCCTGGAAACCGACGCCGCCCGAATCATCGGCGGCCACCACGGCGCCACCGTCGTCGACGCCGACCCGATCTCCGAAACCCCCTGGCTGGCAACGGAATACGTCCTCGGCCCGCCCCTCGACGACGCGATCACCCTCTCCGGCCCCCTGCCCGAAACCTCCGTCCGCGCACTGGGCGCGGCACTCGCCGGAGCCCTCGCCCAGCTCCACGCCTCCGACGTCGTCCACCGCGACCTCAAACCCTCCAACGTGATGATCACGGCCTACGGCCCCAAAATCATCGACTTCGGCATCGCCCACGCAGCAGGAGACGACCGCCTCACCCGCACCGGAGCAGCCGCCGGCACCCCCGCCTTCATGTCCCCCGAGCAGGCCACCGGACAGGAACACACCCCAGCAGGCGACGTCTTCGCCCTGGCAGGCGTCCTCGTCTTCGCCGCCACAGGCCACGGCCCCTTCGGCACCGGCCAACCCGCCGACCTCATCTACCGCGTCCGCTACGCCGACCCCGACCTCACCGGCCTCCCCGACACCCTGACCCCCCTCCTCACCCGCTGCCTCGCCAAAGACCCGACACACCGACCGACCACGACCGAGCTGACATCCCAACTCCACGACGGCCACGGCCAATTCGCCGACCACCTCCCCGACACCCTCCTCGCAGAAATAGCCCGCCGCGCAGCAGAAGTCTGGCAACACCAGCCCCACCGACTTCCCGCTCCGACCGACTTCACGCTGGCCTCGACCACCCCTGACGCCGCTCCGTCCGGCATGTCCCGCCGCAAGTTGCTGGCCATCTCGGGCGGTTCAGCACTCGCGGCAGTGGCTGCTGGAGCGGGCGGGTGGTCATGGTTCAAGAACCCCGGTGGCCAAGCCACCGGAGCGGACACCAAACCAAGCACGCCGTCCGCGGCAGACCTGTCGCCGACGGACCCGTCGACAACGCCTGCGGACAAACGACAGGTCTGGGCCAAGAGCGTCAAGAGCAGCGGCCTCCAGCTCACGCCGATGCCGGTGGGTGACACTGCCGTGCTGATGACCGACGAGGGACTGCTCGGTCTGGCCGCCCTGAGTGGAGAGCGTCGCTGGCTCGTGGATACGGTGAAGCAGCCCCGGCATGTCCATTCGGACGGGAAGCAGATCTACGCACTGCTGCCCGGCGGCTCACACGGCCATCAGCTGTCACTCCATACAGTCGACCCTGTCGGCGGCCGGACGAGCCCGTCCGTCTCATTCGGCACATTCGACAAGCCCCTGCAGCAGGCCGCACTCCTCCATGTCGCCGACAATGCGGTCTATTTGGCCGCCAGGAAGGGGTCACCGAACGACTCCTCCCAGGTGAAAGCGGCAAGCTGGTGCGTATTGGCAGTCAGCCGCCGCACCGGTGAGGAGCTGTGGAGCGAGCCGATTCGGTCGTACGACTTCGAGGCTCCCGGTGATGTCATCCTCGCCGCCCTTGCCGGAAAACGTCTGATCCTGTGCCGGAAGGCCACGAGCAGCAACGACCTCGAAGTCAGCGCCAGAGATGCACGCTCGGGGGCCCAGCTGTGGAAGGCGACCGTGGCCAAGGGCAGCGACGACTCCTCTCCGCTCACGCCGGGCGGGCTCGCCCTGGACGACAAACACGTCTACTTCGGGTCCGGTCGCATCCAGGCGTTCCGGCTCACCGACGGCTCCATCGCCTGGACGTTCGGTGAGGGCAGCGGCCCACGCAGATACGGCACGCCGGCCGTGAGGGACGGAAAGGTGTACGCAGCCGAGAAGGACAAGGGCATCGTTGTGGTGGACGCAGGTGACGGGGAGCTGCGCTGGATCGCCGAGACGGGTGACAGCCCCGACCTCCGAATCCCGCCTGTCGTCAACAAGGACTACGCATTCTGCATGGCCGCCACGAGCGTGCGCGCGGTTGAACTCGCCAAGCGTTCTCAGGCCTGGTCCTTCACACCCCACTCGTCCAGCCTCGCCCTGCATGCAAGCGCCAAACGCCTCATCATGTCGGACGGTAAGCAGGCCAGAGCCATCCGCCTCGACATCACATTCTAA
- the mycP gene encoding type VII secretion-associated serine protease mycosin, which yields MGLLLVGIAATPAHAETIRSQQWHLDAMGAEKIWQTSTGKGVTVAVIDTGVDATNPDLRGQVLRGSDLAPDERGDEQTDYDGHGTGMAGLIAGTGKSGGGDGAFGLAPGAKILPIRMPRSGDESNRAEGDEEFNRSAPEAIRYAVDAGAKVINISMGTESGKQRMSDAVRYAIEKGSLIFAATGNDGSPALDYPAGTPGVVGVGAFGKNLKKTKESQYGPQVDVAAPGEEMVHACGGKTGLCNSHGTSDASAIASASAALIWSKHPEWTNNQVLRVMLNTVSGPTSGNKRNDYVGYGAVRPLRALRTPGDPGPADEFPLPDLAAAAPKSPSPEASKDTAGSESNAKDDKPAVGSSSDDSNTGLWIALGVGAAALLGAAVAVVVIRSRRSNAALASSTPAYGSTPQQQPYPAYGPPQTGQSPNPAYPPGPPGPGPGQPG from the coding sequence GTGGGATTGCTGCTGGTGGGCATCGCAGCAACTCCAGCACATGCCGAGACGATCCGGTCCCAGCAATGGCACCTGGATGCCATGGGGGCTGAGAAGATCTGGCAGACCAGCACCGGGAAGGGCGTCACAGTTGCTGTCATTGACACCGGTGTCGACGCAACGAACCCAGACCTTCGGGGGCAGGTACTCAGGGGCAGCGATTTGGCACCGGACGAGCGGGGCGACGAGCAGACGGATTATGACGGTCACGGCACAGGCATGGCCGGGCTGATCGCAGGGACAGGCAAGAGCGGCGGGGGGGACGGTGCCTTCGGGCTTGCGCCGGGTGCCAAGATCCTTCCCATTCGAATGCCCAGGTCTGGTGATGAGAGCAATCGAGCTGAGGGCGACGAGGAGTTCAATAGATCCGCGCCGGAGGCCATTCGCTATGCAGTCGACGCGGGTGCCAAGGTAATCAATATTTCGATGGGCACGGAAAGCGGCAAACAGCGAATGTCGGATGCTGTGAGGTATGCCATCGAGAAGGGTTCGTTGATCTTTGCTGCAACAGGCAACGACGGTAGCCCAGCGCTCGACTATCCCGCTGGCACTCCCGGAGTTGTCGGCGTCGGTGCCTTCGGTAAGAATCTCAAGAAGACCAAAGAGTCCCAGTACGGCCCCCAAGTGGACGTAGCGGCACCTGGTGAGGAGATGGTCCACGCCTGTGGTGGCAAGACCGGCCTCTGCAACTCGCACGGAACCAGTGACGCCAGCGCAATCGCTTCCGCCTCCGCCGCCCTGATCTGGTCCAAGCACCCCGAGTGGACCAACAATCAAGTTCTGCGGGTCATGCTCAACACAGTCAGCGGCCCGACGAGCGGCAACAAGCGCAACGACTACGTAGGCTACGGCGCGGTGCGTCCCCTCCGCGCGCTGAGGACCCCGGGCGACCCCGGCCCCGCCGACGAATTTCCGCTCCCCGACCTCGCGGCCGCCGCCCCCAAGTCGCCCTCCCCCGAAGCCTCCAAGGACACGGCAGGCAGCGAGAGCAACGCGAAGGACGACAAGCCGGCCGTCGGCTCGTCCAGTGACGACAGCAACACCGGCCTCTGGATCGCACTCGGCGTCGGCGCGGCCGCCCTCCTCGGCGCCGCAGTCGCCGTCGTGGTCATCCGCTCCCGCCGCAGCAACGCGGCCCTTGCGTCGTCGACGCCTGCCTACGGATCCACGCCGCAACAGCAGCCATACCCGGCCTACGGTCCACCGCAGACCGGTCAGAGCCCGAACCCTGCCTACCCCCCGGGTCCGCCCGGCCCCGGCCCCGGCCAGCCCGGATGA
- a CDS encoding WXG100 family type VII secretion target, producing the protein MEPKESGSGGGTTPFHSMSHEEMLAWLDQASSVQVQAAADRLSSAYVEIGKIAQQLKFRPERVEWKGEGFQAFVEWGESLASATQRLADYSQSASEWMSRAAEDIATTQKAIPRYTSKEQASANLEAAKSAPNDTDSKTVAANATAALAATEEKNRVEAADMMRELAGSYKTSYVEIGKLEVPTFQPPPDQFVPDGGRVSGGGSQDLARSGSDGSSSSAERAYAPAQERTVARDEVSQARVDTGAGTGGISAGASRPVEGPVDMGIDSVATLPDPAPTAPPGTPGPPTSRPDGLGPVTPGPVLPGRIPPTFGGNPAVPNTGGPGGKTPQGGRSVVPSGQAGTNPRMPRESGIAGGRPVPPSTGRSTGGIPRGTVVGNEATTARGPMGRGGMPGMPGMPGGGPMGGASQGGISGGRRLGSEMGGIVGGRPQQPGQNSARPFTPGGSGLVRGVDPSSTGGANAGQAGRTGAVPPGSQGANSRRDDRNGERPDYLSEDEETWQQGNRRVVPPVID; encoded by the coding sequence ATGGAACCCAAGGAAAGCGGAAGCGGCGGCGGCACGACACCCTTCCACAGCATGTCTCACGAGGAAATGCTGGCGTGGCTCGACCAGGCCAGCAGCGTCCAGGTGCAGGCAGCCGCGGACCGGCTGTCCAGCGCCTACGTTGAGATAGGGAAGATCGCGCAGCAGCTGAAGTTCCGCCCAGAACGCGTGGAGTGGAAGGGCGAAGGCTTCCAGGCCTTCGTCGAATGGGGCGAGAGCCTGGCGAGCGCGACGCAGCGGCTGGCGGACTACAGCCAGAGTGCGTCGGAGTGGATGAGCAGGGCCGCCGAGGATATTGCCACCACACAGAAGGCGATCCCGAGGTACACCTCCAAGGAGCAGGCCTCGGCCAACTTGGAGGCGGCCAAGTCGGCGCCGAACGACACTGACTCGAAGACTGTGGCAGCGAATGCGACGGCTGCGCTGGCTGCGACCGAGGAGAAGAACCGGGTCGAAGCCGCTGACATGATGAGAGAACTGGCGGGTTCGTACAAGACGTCGTATGTGGAGATCGGCAAGCTAGAGGTCCCGACTTTCCAGCCGCCGCCGGATCAGTTCGTGCCTGACGGCGGGCGGGTGTCTGGTGGAGGGTCTCAGGATCTCGCGCGTTCAGGCAGTGACGGTAGCTCGTCCTCGGCGGAGCGCGCGTATGCGCCCGCTCAGGAGCGCACCGTGGCTCGTGACGAGGTGTCGCAGGCCAGAGTCGACACCGGAGCCGGTACGGGCGGAATCAGTGCGGGCGCATCGCGGCCGGTGGAAGGCCCTGTGGACATGGGGATCGACAGCGTTGCCACGCTGCCCGACCCGGCGCCCACCGCGCCCCCCGGAACGCCTGGCCCGCCGACCAGCAGGCCTGACGGGCTGGGCCCCGTCACGCCGGGCCCAGTCCTGCCGGGAAGGATCCCGCCTACGTTCGGCGGCAACCCTGCGGTACCCAATACCGGTGGACCCGGTGGTAAGACACCTCAGGGTGGGCGGAGTGTTGTCCCGTCCGGGCAAGCCGGCACCAACCCCAGGATGCCGCGCGAAAGTGGCATCGCCGGTGGCCGCCCTGTACCGCCGAGCACGGGCCGCTCCACTGGCGGAATTCCCCGTGGCACGGTAGTCGGCAACGAAGCCACCACTGCCCGCGGGCCAATGGGCCGCGGCGGCATGCCCGGCATGCCAGGGATGCCTGGCGGCGGACCTATGGGGGGCGCGAGTCAGGGCGGTATCTCCGGCGGGCGTCGCCTGGGATCCGAGATGGGTGGCATTGTCGGCGGTCGGCCTCAACAGCCTGGGCAGAACAGCGCCCGGCCCTTCACGCCCGGTGGATCAGGGCTGGTTCGAGGCGTGGACCCCAGCTCCACCGGTGGAGCAAACGCCGGACAGGCCGGCCGAACCGGAGCGGTGCCTCCAGGGTCGCAAGGTGCCAACTCTCGTCGTGACGACCGGAACGGCGAGCGTCCGGACTACCTGTCGGAGGACGAAGAGACCTGGCAGCAGGGCAACCGACGTGTAGTCCCGCCAGTCATCGACTAG
- a CDS encoding PQQ-binding-like beta-propeller repeat protein: MNPLGPGDPLRLGPYRLAGVLGAGGMGKVYFGHDSQGRAAAIKVLLPQLAHDQHLVQRFLREAEAARAVTGPGVAHVLAAQTEGGRPWIASEFLAGPTLDQAVSAHGLFSEQAVRALAASLAQALQNIHAVGLIHRDLKPENIVLTSNGPRIIDFGIARPEHGLTLTTTGQVPVTPGYGAPEQVLGQRVGPAADIFSLGAVLAYAASGRRAYDGAHVAAVQYEVVHGEPDLSQVPEQLRTLIGPCLAKDPAFRPSPDQIRTAFAPPRGAERIWQHGPLATDIKQREVGAKQLTTLPGTVVSAPPNRRRFLTGIATGAAVLAAGGGAAAWLLGDDESGDRAKKTSPQAKNGAVPAAGKRMWGPLMIADPWSPPALVIDGNVVFGGKDGGLVVHGAVDGKKKWEALNITPSSEFLALPDGLLVAADAGGTVHAFTPSTGKQQWTADVDAVVLLAANDDALFLMTRDKKIRALDTKTRKPLWTVTSPFGSGYGTAGKRHLVLHTDTGDVSALDTGSGKKLWERRGLATYTAIPAVHGDNVIVGGNSLKAVGLDDGKDVWSVPSQSGLESFGWGSASVDGRRVYAVDNTVLHCRELSNGAKLWAYDLKTFHVANTPPAVLDSVVCGITVKGKSFDAVAIHKETGKRAWGHEQHRSKSLKLTADRNQLFLLQGESATSVSGG, from the coding sequence ATGAATCCCCTCGGCCCCGGCGACCCACTCCGGCTCGGCCCGTACCGGCTTGCAGGCGTGCTCGGTGCCGGCGGCATGGGCAAGGTGTACTTCGGCCACGACAGTCAGGGACGAGCTGCGGCCATCAAGGTCCTCCTGCCCCAACTGGCTCATGACCAGCACCTGGTGCAGCGATTCCTCCGCGAGGCCGAAGCGGCGCGTGCCGTCACCGGCCCGGGTGTCGCACACGTCCTCGCGGCGCAGACCGAGGGGGGCCGACCCTGGATCGCCTCCGAGTTCCTGGCGGGACCCACTCTGGACCAGGCTGTCTCGGCGCACGGACTCTTCTCCGAGCAGGCCGTTCGCGCGCTGGCCGCGTCTCTCGCCCAGGCGCTCCAGAACATCCACGCTGTCGGTCTGATCCACCGGGACCTCAAGCCGGAGAACATCGTTCTGACGTCGAACGGTCCTCGGATCATCGACTTCGGTATCGCGCGGCCCGAACACGGACTCACCCTGACCACTACGGGACAGGTGCCGGTGACGCCCGGCTATGGCGCACCGGAACAGGTACTGGGCCAGCGCGTCGGTCCGGCAGCTGACATCTTCTCACTGGGCGCCGTGCTGGCGTATGCGGCGAGCGGCCGACGAGCGTACGACGGCGCCCACGTGGCCGCGGTGCAGTACGAAGTGGTGCATGGGGAGCCGGACCTGAGCCAGGTACCGGAGCAATTGCGGACGCTCATCGGTCCGTGCCTGGCCAAGGATCCCGCCTTCAGGCCCTCCCCCGACCAGATCCGTACTGCCTTCGCGCCGCCGCGGGGGGCCGAACGCATTTGGCAGCACGGCCCCCTGGCCACCGACATCAAACAACGCGAGGTCGGCGCGAAGCAGTTGACCACCCTCCCCGGAACGGTCGTGTCAGCGCCGCCGAACCGACGCCGGTTCCTGACCGGGATCGCGACAGGGGCAGCGGTACTGGCGGCCGGAGGAGGGGCAGCCGCCTGGCTGCTGGGCGACGACGAATCCGGCGACCGCGCGAAGAAAACCTCGCCGCAGGCGAAGAACGGCGCGGTACCCGCTGCCGGGAAACGCATGTGGGGCCCGCTCATGATTGCGGACCCCTGGAGCCCTCCCGCACTCGTCATCGACGGCAATGTGGTCTTCGGCGGCAAGGACGGCGGCCTGGTGGTCCACGGCGCGGTCGACGGCAAGAAGAAATGGGAAGCCCTCAACATCACCCCGTCCTCCGAGTTCCTCGCGCTGCCCGATGGCCTGCTCGTGGCCGCGGACGCCGGCGGGACGGTTCACGCCTTCACCCCGTCCACCGGTAAACAGCAGTGGACCGCGGATGTGGACGCCGTAGTACTGCTCGCGGCGAACGATGACGCCCTCTTCCTCATGACGCGGGACAAGAAGATCCGCGCCCTCGACACAAAGACGCGCAAGCCGTTGTGGACTGTCACCTCACCATTTGGCTCCGGCTACGGAACGGCCGGCAAGAGGCACCTGGTCCTCCACACCGACACCGGCGACGTCAGCGCCCTCGATACCGGCTCGGGCAAGAAGCTCTGGGAACGCCGTGGCCTGGCCACGTACACCGCGATACCGGCGGTTCATGGCGACAACGTCATTGTCGGCGGCAACTCGCTGAAGGCTGTCGGGCTCGACGACGGCAAAGACGTGTGGTCCGTGCCCTCCCAATCCGGTCTCGAGTCGTTCGGATGGGGCTCGGCATCGGTCGACGGGAGACGCGTCTACGCAGTCGACAACACGGTGCTCCACTGTCGTGAGCTGAGCAACGGCGCGAAGCTCTGGGCGTACGACCTGAAGACGTTCCACGTTGCCAACACACCCCCGGCAGTGCTCGACTCGGTTGTCTGTGGGATCACAGTCAAGGGCAAGTCTTTCGACGCGGTGGCCATCCACAAGGAAACAGGCAAGCGCGCCTGGGGCCACGAGCAGCACCGCTCCAAGTCCCTGAAACTGACGGCGGATCGCAATCAGCTCTTCCTGCTCCAGGGGGAGAGCGCGACATCAGTGTCAGGAGGCTGA
- a CDS encoding VOC family protein has protein sequence MQKIKTFLWFDDQAEEAAQHYTSIFDDSRVVDVQRYGEAGPGKPGTAMTVSFELAGQQFIALNGGPQFTFTEAISLSVDCASQEEVDTLWAKLSDGGEEGPCGWLKDKFGLSWQIVPRQLPELLSDPDPVKSQRVMKAMLGMKKIDIQGLKDAYAQ, from the coding sequence ATGCAGAAGATCAAGACCTTCCTGTGGTTCGACGACCAGGCGGAAGAGGCCGCGCAGCACTACACGTCGATCTTCGACGACTCCCGCGTCGTCGACGTCCAGCGGTACGGAGAGGCCGGGCCGGGGAAGCCGGGAACGGCCATGACCGTCAGCTTCGAGCTCGCGGGGCAGCAGTTCATCGCGCTCAACGGCGGCCCGCAGTTCACGTTCACCGAAGCCATCTCGCTCTCTGTGGACTGTGCGTCGCAGGAAGAGGTGGACACGCTCTGGGCGAAGCTCAGCGACGGCGGGGAGGAAGGGCCGTGCGGCTGGCTCAAGGACAAGTTCGGGTTGTCCTGGCAGATCGTCCCCAGGCAGCTGCCCGAGCTGCTGAGTGACCCCGACCCGGTCAAGTCCCAGCGGGTCATGAAGGCCATGCTCGGGATGAAGAAGATCGACATCCAGGGTCTGAAGGACGCCTACGCGCAGTGA